The following are from one region of the Hyphomicrobium album genome:
- the groL gene encoding chaperonin GroEL (60 kDa chaperone family; promotes refolding of misfolded polypeptides especially under stressful conditions; forms two stacked rings of heptamers to form a barrel-shaped 14mer; ends can be capped by GroES; misfolded proteins enter the barrel where they are refolded when GroES binds), translating to MAAKEVRFAADARERLLRGVDTLANAVKVTLGPKGRNVVIEKSFGAPRTTKDGVTVAKEIELEDKFENMGAQMVREVAQKTNDLAGDGTTTATVLAQAIVREGLKAVAAGMNPMDLRRGIDKAVVQVIEEIAKRSKKVKNSGEIAQVGTISANGEKAIGEMIAEAMQKVGNEGVITVEEAKGLETELEVVEGMQFDRGYLSPYFVTNAEKMIAELEDPYILIHEKKLSNLQQLLPVLEAVVQSGRPLLIIAEEVEGEALATLVVNKLRGGLKVAAVKAPGFGDRRKAMLEDIAVLTGGQTISEDLGIKLENVTLDMLGRAKRVSITKENTTIVDGAGKKKDIEARVNQLKAQIEETTSDYDREKLQERLAKLAGGVAVIRVGGATEVEVKERKDRVDDALNATRAAVEEGVVPGGGVMLLKAASAINVKGDNADQEAGIGIIKRALQAPIRQIASNAGVEGSIVVGKILDTKGQSFGYDAQNDEYGDMLEKGIIDPAKVVRVALQDAASVAGLLITTEAAIGEAPKKDGGDGHSHGHGGMGGMGM from the coding sequence ATGGCTGCCAAAGAAGTCCGCTTTGCCGCCGATGCCCGTGAGCGTCTGCTCCGCGGCGTCGACACCCTCGCCAATGCGGTGAAGGTCACGCTCGGTCCCAAGGGCCGCAACGTCGTCATCGAGAAGTCGTTCGGCGCCCCGCGCACGACCAAGGACGGCGTGACGGTTGCGAAGGAGATCGAGCTCGAGGACAAGTTCGAGAACATGGGCGCGCAGATGGTGCGCGAGGTTGCCCAGAAGACCAACGATCTTGCCGGCGACGGCACCACGACGGCAACGGTCCTGGCCCAGGCGATCGTGCGCGAGGGCCTCAAGGCCGTCGCCGCCGGCATGAACCCGATGGATCTTCGCCGCGGCATCGACAAGGCCGTCGTTCAGGTCATCGAGGAGATCGCCAAGCGCTCCAAGAAGGTGAAGAACTCGGGCGAGATCGCCCAGGTCGGCACCATCTCGGCCAACGGCGAGAAGGCCATCGGCGAGATGATCGCCGAAGCGATGCAGAAGGTCGGCAACGAGGGCGTCATCACGGTCGAGGAAGCCAAGGGCCTCGAGACCGAGCTGGAAGTCGTCGAGGGCATGCAGTTCGACCGCGGCTATCTCTCGCCCTACTTCGTGACCAATGCCGAGAAGATGATCGCTGAGCTCGAGGATCCCTACATCCTCATCCACGAGAAGAAGCTGTCGAACCTGCAGCAGCTTCTCCCGGTGCTCGAGGCAGTCGTCCAGTCGGGTCGCCCGCTGCTCATTATCGCCGAAGAGGTCGAGGGCGAGGCGCTCGCGACGCTCGTTGTCAACAAGCTGCGCGGCGGCCTCAAGGTTGCCGCCGTCAAGGCCCCCGGCTTCGGTGATCGCCGCAAGGCCATGCTCGAGGACATCGCCGTCCTCACTGGTGGCCAGACGATCTCGGAAGATCTCGGCATCAAGCTCGAGAACGTGACGCTCGACATGCTGGGCCGCGCCAAGCGCGTGTCGATCACCAAGGAAAACACCACGATCGTCGACGGTGCCGGCAAGAAGAAAGACATCGAGGCCCGCGTCAATCAGCTCAAGGCGCAGATCGAGGAAACCACCTCGGACTACGACCGCGAGAAGCTGCAGGAGCGTCTGGCCAAGCTCGCCGGCGGCGTCGCGGTGATCCGCGTCGGCGGTGCGACCGAGGTCGAGGTAAAGGAGCGTAAGGACCGCGTCGACGACGCGCTGAACGCCACTCGGGCCGCGGTCGAGGAAGGCGTGGTGCCCGGCGGCGGCGTGATGCTGCTCAAGGCCGCCAGTGCCATCAACGTCAAAGGCGACAACGCCGACCAGGAAGCCGGCATCGGCATCATCAAGCGCGCCCTGCAGGCGCCCATCCGCCAGATCGCCAGCAACGCTGGCGTGGAAGGCTCGATCGTCGTCGGCAAGATCCTCGACACGAAGGGGCAGTCGTTCGGCTACGACGCGCAGAATGATGAGTACGGTGACATGCTCGAGAAGGGCATCATCGACCCCGCCAAGGTTGTGCGCGTGGCGCTGCAGGACGCGGCGTCCGTCGCCGGCTTGCTGATCACCACCGAGGCGGCGATCGGCGAGGCGCCGAAGAAGGATGGCGGCGACGGCCATTCGCACGGACACGGCGGCATGGGCGGCATGGGCATGTAA
- a CDS encoding co-chaperone GroES → MKFRPLHDRVVVKRVDSETKTSGGIIIPDTAAEKPQQGEVVAVGPGSRDESGKLIEIGLKKGDKVLFGKWSGTEVKIDGQDLLIMKESDVMGVLEK, encoded by the coding sequence ATGAAGTTCCGTCCCTTGCATGACCGCGTCGTCGTCAAGCGCGTCGACAGTGAGACGAAGACGTCCGGCGGCATCATCATCCCCGACACCGCCGCCGAGAAGCCCCAGCAGGGCGAGGTCGTAGCCGTCGGTCCCGGCAGCCGTGACGAGAGCGGCAAGCTGATCGAGATCGGCCTCAAGAAGGGCGACAAGGTTCTGTTCGGCAAGTGGAGCGGCACCGAGGTCAAGATCGACGGCCAGGACCTGCTCATCATGAAGGAAAGCGACGTGATGGGCGTGCTCGAGAAGTAA